DNA sequence from the Kazachstania africana CBS 2517 chromosome 4, complete genome genome:
CACCAGCTAGATTACAAGATGCTATTTCTATCTTAAAAGAATTCAGATCATTTTTAAACAGTTTGATAAACGCTTGTCAATTAGAGTACATTCTTTTGGGCAATGGAGAAGCCACAGAAGATATTGACGGTCTAGAATTAGGACCTGATaagaatatcaataaaatcgATGCTGCTAAACTCTTAactatattaaaaaaatcgAAAATACCAATTCATAAACTACATGAGACCATGGATGACTTTCTTTATAAGATCAATATAATGCTCGCTTATTCGTTTGATGTTGATCTTGAGAAAGTTTATTATTGTGAGATGTTTGGTGAGCATAATAGGACCAAAATTACTGAAAAGAaggatttttcaaaagatacTAATTTTaaacaagaaattataTTGCTAAAAAATTCACTGAATGAGTTTGAAACAAGCTTTAAAAATGAGTTACTTAATGCTGAGAGAGAATCTCTCCATCCAAGCGATGAGATGTTCTTACTTTCATCctttttaatgaatttgaaatccaTCGCTGTCGCTActataaaattaatgaaagaTACCCAGTTGACTTTTGAATACAGGAttaaacaagaaaataaaggCTGGCTACGGGGGAAAAGTATTTGGTTTacgtttttgaaaaatttctcctctttcaaaagatggTATTTAGGTAACAACgacaaattgaatgaagataCAGATATCATTGGTGTCTATGAGGGAAATAGTATAGGTTTGAAACCGGAAGTGGTAAAGGCCAGACCAAAACAACAAGAAGACGAACTACTAAACCAAAAGGCAGAAACATACAGAGGTAACAACACAGAAAAGCGTCGTGTATTTCCTAATTTAAAGTCTGATGTTGGTCTCATTACACGTTATTTAATATCAGTACATTCGtttatcttgaaaaataaaaagcaTGCTGTATTCGGGACTCAAGTTGCAGTTTCCTTGATGTTAGTTTCTTTCCCTATGTTTATGCCCAGTGCCAGGGCTTGGTATAATAGTTACCATGGTGGCTGGATTGGTTTCGTGTGTATTTTGAGTATGGAAGAAAGTGTTGGATATACGGTGTGGGTCACGTGGCTGCGTGGTTTTGGTGTGATTGCTGGTTCAGTTTGGGCACTTATATCTTACTATGCTGGAGGTCCACATCAGGGTGATCCCTATTTAGAGACTATTATAACAATCCCCGGTGTTGTTCCTGGTTTTTACTATTTAATTGGTACTCCATATGGCAAGGCAGCTATTATCCAGATAATCTCTGTTTATATTGTTATGTTAGCGGCCATAGTTCCTGCAGCTAACAGGGGCAGTATCGCTGTCAATTTTGCCAAACGATGCTTGGCTGTTGGCTACGGTGGGGTTGCTGCACTTTTAGTCCAACTATTACTGTTTCCCCTCAAAGCTAGGGACCAATTAAGTGAAGAGATGTCATTTGTTTGTGGTTGTATTTCAGAGATCcagttattattatctgcTGGCATGAATAGTAAAGAAGTTGGAAAGGGCATCGATATTGAAAGGTATAGGAGTATTCAAAAAGTTGTCAATGCTGCAAAGAGTGGTTTGGGCCGTGGAGCGTCCTATAATTCTTTAACAAAGCACGAACCTCGATTAAAAGGTAAATCTGCAAAAGTACAGAAGATCTTTACGGAGATTATTTATCTACAGAGACAGATTGTTGAGAGATTAGAGACCATGGCACTTCTTAGAAGGCAAACAGGAGGAAATATTATAGACGAATTGAATCCAGTTATATACGAGTATAGACGACAAGTCATTGGATCCTTCACATCAACACTCAGAGCTCTTCAAGAggcattttcaaataagaTTCCTTTGCCTCAATATTTGCCAAGCACGCGAAATGCTCATAAGATCTTAATTCATAGGGTCCGTGAACTAGTATCATCGATACAGGATGAAGTCTTTGTGAAAGAGCAAATCTTGAGCTGGAATGCGACTAGTGCCGCCATGGAAGAAGTTATTGAATACTTGGAACAACTGATTCATTTGACTAAAACTGTTGTAGGAGTCAATGAATTCAAGTATGGGTTTCTGTCTCGTCCACTTTACGAAGATTGGGCCACCCAGGCAATTGTTGGATTTGATGATTTCCTAAgtgagaaaaataaaaagcaACCTGTCTTGGATAATCAATCAGAGCTCAGTACTAACATTTCTACAGGCAATAGTTCATTTGGTGGGGATCAAGTAATTGGCCTTTTTAGTGGAGATTATCACCTATCTCGTATTCAGACGCACACGCCCGATCTTACTGAAGCCATGATTTACAAGACATTTAGGAATAGGGTTAATTCGATAGTTTCAAGAAGCGatatagaaaatttaccaaGTTTAACTGGATTGAAAACgaaagatattgaatcaGCATTAGTTGATcataatgatgaagatgaagatttacCCCTAGCATTAAAAATGGTTATAAGTCGTTCTGGAAAGAACAAGAATTCGCATTGAcctaaaaaaaatattaccCGAGGttataagaaaattttactgATTTGGTATAATGGGCGtgtttgttttcttttgaaaagaccTTGGTTTGTGTACTATGGCATTATAACGTtacattttatatatatactaatCGATTTCAATCACCTCAGGACTTCTAGGAGTCTTTGATTTAGCTGTAGTGTGATCTTTATTTACCTTTCTTTTGGCAGTTTTTCTCAAAGACTGACCTTGTCCATGAAAGCTATCAGGTTTGGACTCTTGATCTTTCTGATCATCGGATTTCGGTAGGACAATGGGGAaaccaaaaaataattgacCGTCAGGAAGATCAAGCCTAGCAGGTGTTCCATccaatgaaatatttatctCTTTGATGTCAACGTATTTTTTAGTGGATTTACCTGATAACTTTTGTCCTTCTCCAGCAAATGCAGATGTTTCCTTGGTActattcaatttatctgTATAGTTGATTCTTGTTGACATTGAACCTTGTGCGACAGTGGCGGGATCAAACTTTCGACTAGCCtttctttgtctttcttcttcttccttttgtTGTCTCAATGCTTCATAATCAGGTTCTACGTAACCGACCGGAGGAGCAAAATCTGTTACTAAATCTGTCTCTATAACACAGATACTCTTTGCTTGTGATTCTGGCTTAACCTCTAGAATCTTGATCTTGTATGTCTTGTTGTTATAACTTATTTCGACGATATCATCTACACTTAAAGTGGAGAAATTACGTAAAACGTTCTCCAACACAGCCTTTGGGTCTGAAATATCTAAAAAGTCAACTGATTGTGGTTCCAACTTGACAAATTGACCCAATGGAACATCAGTAGATgtgattttcaataaagaaCCTGGTTGAACGTTCAAAGTCTCAAGCATCCATTGTGGCAAATATGCTCTACCTTCCTCAGCGATGAATTCTAAGACACCACCATGTGTGACCATCCCATTTTCGTTTGCCTCTAATTTGAAAAGCATTGGATACCTTATATTTAACATAGATAATTTGTTTAAAGCACTTGGTGGAAGAAAGATTTTACCACCAAAATTAGCCTCATCCTTTCTGATCCTATCGTTCATTATTGCGATGGGATAACATCTGAAAAACTCTTCAAATACTTGTGGGACATTTGTAAACCCAGCAGAAATAGGATTAAACCCCGAGAACATTATTGATCGACCTCCTTAAtgatatcttttctttatattcttctcATCAGATGAATAGAATTCCCTTCTTCAAATCAGTTAAATATTGAAGCCTCATACCGGGTAACACACACAATCTACCTAGTGAAATCATATAGACAGAGAGATCACACATTTAACCGTCAAGAGTGTTCGTGACACGTCCTGAGATGTGTTGTAAAAACGTCTTCCAGTATGTGACCACCTTCGTGGTAAAAATTTAGAGTGTTTTATTCAGATTATTTGGCAATGTCTAGTTATACATAATATGtatactttttttaattaaatAACGAAAGGGGAGAGGCGAGATTcgaattgaaaaacatGTAAACAGTGGAAGAGATTAAAAGTGAGAGTTAGTGTGTATTATCAGAAGAATACGGTGTTTCATACGTTCTGAATTATGGTTTTGACTAGAGGAAAAGGATCAAAACCACCTGTGGtggaggaggaggaggaagaTCATTCTGTGGAAATGAATGGTTCAAATGACGAGGATGAAGAGCATTTATACCATAAcattgatgatttgaagAGGCTGATTGGTAGCGACGATGGTGGTGAAACAGATGATATTGCTAGCGATTACAGTAATGAAAGTGACTATTCCAGAGTCAGTGCGGAAGATGGCTATAATTCAAGTGATGAGGATTCGCTACTAGCAGTTTTCTCAGATTATGGTGAGGTGTCagaggatgatgaagagaatTTCATGGATGCTATTAGAGAGgctaataatttcaaagtaaaaagaaggaagaagagagaTAAGAAGGGTGGTAAAGGCAAAACTCAACGTATCAAGAGAGATAGGGTTCTTGACCCAGAGGTAGCTCAATTACTGTCTGAAGCAAATGAGGCCTTTGTAAGGAACGATTTAGTCGTTGCGGAAAGACTTTacaatgaaatcattaagAAAGATCCCAGAAACTTTGCCGCTTACGAAACATTAGGTGACATTTATCATTTACAAGGTAGACTGAATGACTGCTGTAATTCATGGTTTTTAGCTGCTCATATTAATTCCTCCGATTGggaattttggaaaattgtCGCCATCTTATCGGCAGACCTAGAACATTATAGGCAAGCTATCTATTGTTTTTCAAGagttattaatattaatcATGAAGAATGGGAAGCATTGTATCGAAGGTCTAtactttacaaaaaaattggacaAATAGGGAAAGCCTTAGAAGGTTTCCAAAAACTGTATAAAAATAACCCATTCGATGCCAATATCTTACGAGAACTGGCCATTCTCTATGTTGATTACGATAGAGTCAATGATGCCATTGATTTGTACATGAAAGTTTATGACACAAACATAAAGAGACGAGAAGCAATTGAAAAGGCCTCGGAAAACGCCTTGGAATCTTCAGGCGATGAAAACAACGAGGCGGATTTTTCTCAAgatgaagagaaagaagatgatttacAGTTAGATTCACAAATTGAGGAAATGGCTGCATATCCGGATgtaaattggaaaaaaataaataagaaaTTCAAGTGTATCCCATTTGACTGGTCGTCGTTAAATATTCTGGCAGAGTTGTTCCTCAAATTAACTGTAGGTAGTAATTCAGGTATTAAAACCATTAAATCGTGTGCAAGATGGATTCAGCATCGTGAATTACAGACGTTCTGGGATGATGTCACTGATGATTctgaatttgatgaaagaagaataaaaaatagTAGATATGATTCGTTGACAGATGTCGAAAAGGCTAAGTCGTACACATTACCAATCGACATCAGAATAAGGCTTGGTTTACTGAgattaaataatgaaaatttcatcgaaGCGCTTAACCATTTCCAGTTCTTATACGATGAACCATTCAGTGATATTTCTGATTTACATTTCGAAGCTGCTTTAGCTTTGACAaaagctgaaaaatttcaagaagcCATAGATTTCTTTCAACCATTACTGGGCTTCTCTGATTATAGAACAGTCGAGTTGTTCGAAAATTTGGCCCGCTGCTATAAAGAAACCGAGAATTATGAATCTGCAAAGACATATTACGAACTAGCTGTAGAACAAGCACCAACGGTTTTGGAACATAAATTAAATCTTGCTGAAGTTCACTATCATTTGGGGAATAACGACGTCTTCAAGAGCATGCTTGCTGAAGTTacagaaatgaaaaaaagacaagAGGCAGAACTGTACGGAAGTGTAGAAAAAGTTCCAGAAACGACAATAAGTACGCAGAATCAAAAAGACGTATCAAGTAAGCCATTATTGGAAGATAGTATGTTTAGACAGTTTCAtggaaagagaaaaagaactCCGCAGGATTTagagagagaaaagatTGAACGAGAACGTAAGATCACTTCTAAAGTCGTCAACAAGTTCAAAAGCCTAAAAGAACTCGAAACTGGTGTAAAAATGGGTAATGAGAGGGATATCAGCACTTGGATTGATAATGTCTCTGACTTGGTGGATGTATTTTCTAGTGTCAAGAATTTTTTCGTTAGAAGTagatccaaaaaatttgtagGTATTATAAGAAGGACAAAAAGGTTCAATACAGTGCTTGACTATCAACTAGAAAGGCTGTCTAAGCTTTCAGAAGGTGAGCCTTTGGGCGATGGTTTACCGTTGATGGAAGAAAGAGTTACTTTAACGTCTACCACCGAATTAAGAGGTTTAACTTACGATCAATGGTTTGAATTATTCATGGATCTCTCGTTAACTTTAACGAAGTTTCAAAGTGTAGAGGATGGTTTAAGTGTTGTTGAAACTGCACAAGAAGTGAATGTTTTCGTTCAAAATCCTGAAAGAGCAAAAGTTATGAAGTTTGTTAAACTGGCGATTGTTCTACAATTGCAAGATGAAGAGGAGCTTGCGGAAAATCTAAGGGGCctattaaatcaatttcaattcaacaGAAAGGTTTTGCAAATCTTCATGTACAGTCTTTCTCAGGGACAATCATctttaaatatattgagTTCGACGGTTCagcaaaaatttttcttgagaCAATTGAAAGCATTTGATAGTTGTAGGTTCAATACTCATGTCAATGGGCAAGCATCTATAACTAATAAGGAGGTAGACAATCCGGAGAGGAAAAGCTCACCATATCTGTATTACATCTATGCTGTATTGCTATATTCTAGTAAGGGGTTTTTGTCCTCACTTCAATACCTGAATTGGTTAGATAAAGATATTCCAGATGATCCAATGGTTAATCTCCTGATGGGTCTAGCTCATATACATCGTTCCATGCAAAGGCTAACGGCAAGCAGGCATTTTCAGATTCTTCACGGTTTGCGTTATCTGTATCGCTATTACGACTTAAGACAAAAATGTTACTCTGTATTGGAAAAGCAAGAAGCGGACTACAACATAGGGCGTGCATTCCATCTTATTGGACTAACTTCGATAGCTGTGTTCTATTACAACAAGGTTCTCAATAACTATGATGACAGAAAACTGAAAAGACATGCTGCATATAACTCACTCATCATATATCAAGAAAGCGGAAACACAGAGCTAGCTAATTATACCATGGAAAAGTATTTGAGTGTATGATCCATATATTTGGAGGCTACCACACCATCATGATCCTACTTATTTTGTAacattttatattattattgtcGGTTTGTACTATTTTTACTTGAAACATCCATTTTTTATACTGTCCGAGAGATGACTTAATGACGGAAAAATTCGAAGAtgaaacaaaattgaaacCTTGCTGCTATGGACTGCTAAAAAAGCTGACAATGGTTGGTTAAGTATTTAAATGAAGTCCATCTACATGAAAATTAATTGGCTAATAATTAAGCTACGATGTTGtctaaaaagaaacataaaTTTTCCGGTCTCTGGCTACAataattatcaaatataagAATTTATGCTTACCACATTATCGACTTTTACTAGAACACTTACAACCTCTAGTATCCTAAAAAGTTCAAGTACGGCCAGTTCAATAGGTGGTTCACAAACTTCAGCTAAGGGTTCAGCTTCAGAGACGGCTACTAAAGTGGGACTTACACTTTCTACATATGTCGCAACAGAAGCCAAATCCAATTCATCTACTACAGTGGCTTTGTCGATAGGTATACCCGTTGGCGTCTTTTGTCTTGCATTTGTTTTGTTTTTAGGCTATTTTTACTACAAAAAGAATGTCATGATCAATACTGGCGGACCTCTG
Encoded proteins:
- the KAFR0D00450 gene encoding uncharacterized protein (similar to Saccharomyces cerevisiae YGL140C; ancestral locus Anc_1.90), with product MPNTRSASSLKNFWRRFVKLFWTYYIPRDKILLLRIFRCTVNSTLAFIFTLIPAVRDRLGDQPSFLPLVSVIVHPGRRVSGHIKGVLNCLTGLVLGLCYSLLARVLAQLCLGDSWNKLSEAEQLSKNFTNYRAALAILAVFETFMLFGHGWFKSVNEHNFAIVFPLFLVVHFALLTSLDTGARAIAKAYTVPFYFGIALSLVVDFLLLPEFGSSYLGNVAVNAVNEIHKDINEIVNFFLSTIDDNKEPLYEQAPLPLAKLLGLKTSINKKIAEFQVILDECCFELSYSYVPPARLQDAISILKEFRSFLNSLINACQLEYILLGNGEATEDIDGLELGPDKNINKIDAAKLLTILKKSKIPIHKLHETMDDFLYKINIMLAYSFDVDLEKVYYCEMFGEHNRTKITEKKDFSKDTNFKQEIILLKNSLNEFETSFKNELLNAERESLHPSDEMFLLSSFLMNLKSIAVATIKLMKDTQLTFEYRIKQENKGWLRGKSIWFTFLKNFSSFKRWYLGNNDKLNEDTDIIGVYEGNSIGLKPEVVKARPKQQEDELLNQKAETYRGNNTEKRRVFPNLKSDVGLITRYLISVHSFILKNKKHAVFGTQVAVSLMLVSFPMFMPSARAWYNSYHGGWIGFVCILSMEESVGYTVWVTWLRGFGVIAGSVWALISYYAGGPHQGDPYLETIITIPGVVPGFYYLIGTPYGKAAIIQIISVYIVMLAAIVPAANRGSIAVNFAKRCLAVGYGGVAALLVQLLLFPLKARDQLSEEMSFVCGCISEIQLLLSAGMNSKEVGKGIDIERYRSIQKVVNAAKSGLGRGASYNSLTKHEPRLKGKSAKVQKIFTEIIYLQRQIVERLETMALLRRQTGGNIIDELNPVIYEYRRQVIGSFTSTLRALQEAFSNKIPLPQYLPSTRNAHKILIHRVRELVSSIQDEVFVKEQILSWNATSAAMEEVIEYLEQLIHLTKTVVGVNEFKYGFLSRPLYEDWATQAIVGFDDFLSEKNKKQPVLDNQSELSTNISTGNSSFGGDQVIGLFSGDYHLSRIQTHTPDLTEAMIYKTFRNRVNSIVSRSDIENLPSLTGLKTKDIESALVDHNDEDEDLPLALKMVISRSGKNKNSH
- the UFD1 gene encoding polyubiquitin-binding protein UFD1 (similar to Saccharomyces cerevisiae UFD1 (YGR048W); ancestral locus Anc_1.89), whose protein sequence is MFSGFNPISAGFTNVPQVFEEFFRCYPIAIMNDRIRKDEANFGGKIFLPPSALNKLSMLNIRYPMLFKLEANENGMVTHGGVLEFIAEEGRAYLPQWMLETLNVQPGSLLKITSTDVPLGQFVKLEPQSVDFLDISDPKAVLENVLRNFSTLSVDDIVEISYNNKTYKIKILEVKPESQAKSICVIETDLVTDFAPPVGYVEPDYEALRQQKEEEERQRKASRKFDPATVAQGSMSTRINYTDKLNSTKETSAFAGEGQKLSGKSTKKYVDIKEINISLDGTPARLDLPDGQLFFGFPIVLPKSDDQKDQESKPDSFHGQGQSLRKTAKRKVNKDHTTAKSKTPRSPEVIEID
- the TFC4 gene encoding transcription factor TFIIIC subunit TFC4 (similar to Saccharomyces cerevisiae TFC4 (YGR047C); ancestral locus Anc_1.88) is translated as MVLTRGKGSKPPVVEEEEEDHSVEMNGSNDEDEEHLYHNIDDLKRLIGSDDGGETDDIASDYSNESDYSRVSAEDGYNSSDEDSLLAVFSDYGEVSEDDEENFMDAIREANNFKVKRRKKRDKKGGKGKTQRIKRDRVLDPEVAQLLSEANEAFVRNDLVVAERLYNEIIKKDPRNFAAYETLGDIYHLQGRLNDCCNSWFLAAHINSSDWEFWKIVAILSADLEHYRQAIYCFSRVININHEEWEALYRRSILYKKIGQIGKALEGFQKLYKNNPFDANILRELAILYVDYDRVNDAIDLYMKVYDTNIKRREAIEKASENALESSGDENNEADFSQDEEKEDDLQLDSQIEEMAAYPDVNWKKINKKFKCIPFDWSSLNILAELFLKLTVGSNSGIKTIKSCARWIQHRELQTFWDDVTDDSEFDERRIKNSRYDSLTDVEKAKSYTLPIDIRIRLGLLRLNNENFIEALNHFQFLYDEPFSDISDLHFEAALALTKAEKFQEAIDFFQPLLGFSDYRTVELFENLARCYKETENYESAKTYYELAVEQAPTVLEHKLNLAEVHYHLGNNDVFKSMLAEVTEMKKRQEAELYGSVEKVPETTISTQNQKDVSSKPLLEDSMFRQFHGKRKRTPQDLEREKIERERKITSKVVNKFKSLKELETGVKMGNERDISTWIDNVSDLVDVFSSVKNFFVRSRSKKFVGIIRRTKRFNTVLDYQLERLSKLSEGEPLGDGLPLMEERVTLTSTTELRGLTYDQWFELFMDLSLTLTKFQSVEDGLSVVETAQEVNVFVQNPERAKVMKFVKLAIVLQLQDEEELAENLRGLLNQFQFNRKVLQIFMYSLSQGQSSLNILSSTVQQKFFLRQLKAFDSCRFNTHVNGQASITNKEVDNPERKSSPYLYYIYAVLLYSSKGFLSSLQYLNWLDKDIPDDPMVNLLMGLAHIHRSMQRLTASRHFQILHGLRYLYRYYDLRQKCYSVLEKQEADYNIGRAFHLIGLTSIAVFYYNKVLNNYDDRKLKRHAAYNSLIIYQESGNTELANYTMEKYLSV